From one Luteolibacter arcticus genomic stretch:
- a CDS encoding Uma2 family endonuclease yields MDAVLDLPQIGDRHAFNLARWQEICADPQVRAIAGRVESDAHGHILMSPPPAFEHSQFQYRIARLLGELLGHDGASTECPVSTTKGIRGVDSVWISEERRKQALRSGVLFIAPEICVEVLSPGNTRNEMEEKRSLLFQAGADEVWFCDTKGRMSFFLRDAPLVAAEKSLYCPGFPESIG; encoded by the coding sequence ATGGACGCCGTTCTGGATCTCCCGCAAATCGGCGACCGGCACGCCTTCAATCTGGCGCGCTGGCAGGAGATTTGCGCCGACCCACAGGTGCGGGCAATCGCGGGCAGGGTCGAGTCGGACGCACACGGTCATATTCTCATGAGTCCACCCCCGGCATTCGAACATTCCCAATTCCAGTATCGGATCGCTCGGTTACTCGGCGAACTTCTTGGACATGACGGTGCATCAACGGAGTGCCCAGTCTCCACGACGAAGGGAATCCGGGGAGTCGATTCGGTCTGGATTTCAGAGGAACGACGGAAACAAGCACTTCGCAGCGGGGTCCTCTTCATCGCGCCGGAGATCTGCGTGGAAGTCCTATCGCCCGGCAACACCCGCAACGAAATGGAAGAGAAGCGTTCCCTTCTCTTCCAAGCCGGAGCCGACGAAGTCTGGTTCTGCGACACCAAGGGACGCATGTCTTTCTTTCTGCGCGACGCGCCCCTGGTGGCTGCCGAAAAGTCGCTCTATTGTCCGGGCTTCCCGGAGTCGATCGGGTAG
- a CDS encoding PLP-dependent aminotransferase family protein yields the protein MAKPPKIVAMPTAAPLHQELSEKLAGLIRAGTFPAGSRFPSIRHTSREHRVSISTVMEAYRHLEDEGFIEARPRSGYFVAPPKITADRFPTTATRASKPLKVGSIIEAIMDTAGDPAFVPFATAAPGDGIVPESKLAGITREVMRKHGAEALRYTPPQGRRELRAALSRRLFDIGLKVAPDEIITTQGATEGLLLALRATTKAGDLVAVESPAYFGTLNLVRDLGLRVIEIPVDPRTGLVVEALATALKKHAIAACIVQPHFQNPLGSVMPESNKKALAALADKHGFTIIEDDVYGDLSHDGVRPPSIAIHSDRVIHCGSVSKTIAPGLRVGWLVPGAHLAEIRRLKGIQCPWNGTLSELVIAGFLDAGGYDRHLRRIRGLYAGQCAQTREAVLRHFPDYARVNRPAGGFVLWVEMPAGFDSQAFTQAALKKGISLSPGTIFSASGGLNHCFRLSCGFAFGERTLEAIATLGKLAPHHRS from the coding sequence ATGGCTAAACCGCCCAAGATCGTTGCCATGCCTACCGCTGCGCCGCTGCACCAGGAGCTTTCCGAAAAGCTCGCCGGATTGATTCGCGCCGGAACCTTTCCCGCGGGCTCGCGCTTTCCCTCAATCCGCCATACCAGCCGCGAGCACCGGGTTAGCATCTCGACGGTGATGGAGGCCTATCGGCACCTTGAGGACGAAGGCTTCATCGAAGCCCGCCCGCGCTCCGGCTACTTCGTCGCGCCCCCCAAGATCACGGCCGACCGCTTTCCCACGACAGCCACGCGCGCATCGAAGCCGCTGAAGGTCGGCTCGATCATCGAGGCGATCATGGACACCGCCGGCGACCCGGCCTTCGTGCCCTTTGCGACCGCGGCACCGGGCGACGGCATCGTGCCGGAGTCGAAGCTCGCCGGGATCACCCGCGAGGTAATGCGCAAGCACGGCGCAGAAGCCCTGCGCTATACACCGCCACAAGGCCGCCGCGAACTGCGCGCCGCGCTTTCCCGACGGCTCTTCGACATCGGCCTGAAGGTCGCACCGGATGAAATCATCACGACCCAAGGGGCCACCGAGGGCCTGCTGCTCGCCCTGCGCGCCACCACGAAAGCCGGCGATCTCGTAGCCGTGGAATCGCCCGCGTACTTCGGCACGCTCAATCTGGTCCGCGACCTTGGGCTGCGGGTCATCGAGATCCCCGTCGATCCACGCACTGGCCTCGTCGTCGAAGCCTTGGCCACGGCGTTGAAGAAGCACGCCATCGCCGCCTGCATCGTGCAGCCGCATTTCCAGAACCCGCTCGGCAGCGTGATGCCCGAGTCTAACAAAAAGGCGCTCGCCGCCCTCGCGGACAAGCACGGCTTCACGATCATCGAGGACGATGTCTATGGCGATCTCTCCCACGATGGAGTGCGCCCGCCCTCGATCGCCATCCACAGCGATCGCGTGATCCATTGCGGATCGGTATCGAAGACCATCGCCCCCGGCCTACGCGTCGGCTGGCTGGTGCCCGGTGCCCACCTCGCGGAAATCCGGCGCTTGAAAGGCATCCAATGCCCTTGGAATGGCACGCTCTCCGAACTCGTCATCGCCGGCTTCCTCGATGCCGGCGGATACGATCGCCACCTCCGCCGCATCCGCGGACTCTACGCCGGCCAATGCGCCCAGACGCGCGAGGCGGTGCTGCGGCACTTCCCCGACTACGCCCGCGTGAACCGCCCCGCCGGTGGCTTCGTGCTGTGGGTGGAAATGCCGGCTGGCTTCGACTCGCAGGCTTTCACCCAGGCCGCGCTGAAGAAAGGCATCAGCCTCTCGCCCGGGACCATCTTCTCCGCTTCCGGCGGCTTGAATCATTGCTTCCGCCTGAGCTGCGGCTTCGCCTTCGGCGAGCGCACGCTGGAAGCCATCGCCACTCTCGGCAAACTCGCACCGCATCACCGCTCGTGA
- a CDS encoding Lnb N-terminal periplasmic domain-containing protein, producing METPTPPARDRSRTLKALRFIGRNLLRLLMVVPALWCFGAVNYDGPFPGSGNLVLAILWAALTVFLLLRARSKRDRWLSFAGALALVILPWSFKQPRNDRNWSPEYARTANATVEGDTVTFTNFRNFDYKLDGTITERWETRTVHLSKLRGIDFFLNYWGSPLIAHPIFSFDFGDEGHIAFSIETRREKGETYTTLGGLYKLYELSYLVGDERDFVRVRTNIRKDEDAYLFRLATTPENARVRFLEYVSQIQELAAKPRFYNVLTANCTTAIRSQVHIKKKTVPDLRLLLNGKLDEMFAEHGLFAVKDLPLAELKQRGHVDERAMEAQDDPEFSKKIRQNVPGFAP from the coding sequence ATGGAAACGCCGACCCCACCCGCCCGCGATCGCTCCCGCACCCTGAAAGCCCTTCGCTTCATCGGCCGCAATCTGCTGCGGCTGCTGATGGTGGTTCCCGCGCTGTGGTGCTTCGGTGCGGTCAATTACGACGGCCCCTTTCCGGGCTCGGGCAATCTGGTCCTCGCCATCCTGTGGGCGGCACTCACGGTCTTCCTGCTGTTACGCGCCCGCTCAAAGCGCGACCGCTGGCTGTCCTTCGCTGGCGCGCTGGCGCTGGTCATTCTGCCATGGTCATTCAAGCAGCCGCGCAACGACCGCAACTGGTCGCCGGAATACGCCCGCACCGCGAATGCCACGGTGGAGGGCGACACGGTCACCTTCACGAATTTCCGCAACTTCGACTACAAGCTCGATGGCACCATCACCGAACGCTGGGAGACCCGCACCGTCCACCTCTCGAAGCTGCGCGGCATCGACTTCTTCCTCAACTACTGGGGCTCGCCCTTGATCGCGCACCCGATCTTTTCCTTCGACTTCGGCGATGAAGGACACATCGCCTTCTCCATCGAGACCCGCCGGGAAAAAGGCGAGACCTACACCACACTCGGCGGGCTCTACAAACTCTACGAGCTGAGCTATCTGGTCGGTGATGAGCGCGACTTCGTCCGCGTCCGCACCAATATCCGCAAGGACGAGGATGCATATCTTTTCCGGCTCGCTACCACGCCGGAAAACGCGCGGGTGCGCTTCCTCGAATACGTCAGCCAGATCCAAGAGCTCGCCGCCAAGCCGCGCTTCTACAACGTGCTCACCGCGAACTGCACCACCGCCATCCGCTCGCAGGTCCACATCAAGAAGAAGACCGTCCCGGACCTGCGGCTGCTGCTGAATGGCAAGCTCGACGAGATGTTCGCCGAGCACGGCCTGTTCGCGGTGAAGGACCTCCCCCTTGCCGAACTCAAGCAGCGCGGCCATGTCGATGAGCGCGCCATGGAGGCACAAGATGACCCGGAGTTTTCGAAAAAAATCCGGCAAAATGTGCCGGGATTTGCTCCGTAA
- a CDS encoding VF530 family protein yields the protein MSEEPPPSREHPRDPLHGVTLETIVRTLQERYGWEEMGRRIRVRCFLDNPSIKSSLTFLRKTPWAREKVEGWYLWDQRRGGQGR from the coding sequence ATGAGCGAGGAACCACCGCCATCGAGAGAGCACCCGAGGGATCCGCTGCATGGCGTGACGCTGGAGACCATCGTCCGCACGCTGCAGGAGCGTTACGGCTGGGAAGAGATGGGTCGCCGGATCCGGGTCAGGTGCTTCCTCGACAACCCGAGCATCAAATCCAGCCTCACGTTTCTGCGGAAGACACCGTGGGCGCGCGAGAAAGTGGAAGGCTGGTACCTCTGGGACCAGCGCCGCGGCGGCCAAGGGCGATGA
- a CDS encoding DUF5069 domain-containing protein has product MPRFPRSAYDQTGGLVYFPRMCDKIRLHAAGELGQDYHGYLGKGFDGRICAFLRVDYADVKTRIIGGASDEDTLAWCLGEGRGLHAIDYLVWNGFACKRGWRDEDGGTEFFEKAKADGGFADRAELMTMFDFYEYDEGRKS; this is encoded by the coding sequence ATGCCCCGCTTTCCCCGCAGCGCCTACGATCAAACCGGCGGACTCGTCTATTTCCCTCGGATGTGCGACAAGATCCGCCTGCACGCCGCCGGGGAACTCGGCCAGGACTATCACGGCTACCTCGGGAAGGGGTTCGATGGCCGGATTTGCGCCTTTCTCCGGGTGGACTACGCGGACGTGAAAACCCGCATTATCGGAGGGGCCAGCGACGAGGATACGCTCGCGTGGTGTCTCGGTGAAGGCCGCGGACTGCATGCGATCGACTACCTGGTGTGGAACGGTTTCGCCTGCAAGCGCGGTTGGCGCGATGAGGACGGCGGCACGGAGTTCTTTGAGAAGGCCAAGGCCGATGGGGGTTTCGCGGACCGCGCGGAGCTGATGACGATGTTCGATTTCTACGAGTACGACGAGGGTCGTAAGTCATGA
- a CDS encoding glycosyl hydrolase family 95 catalytic domain-containing protein, whose amino-acid sequence MKILRAAFLIAALLLPATALEERIDWPAFLGGHDPVWNRMGKEWWEAPFVGNGELGMMARLAGENALSFQVGSNRVHDHRTDDLWQGKVPDAIEVQNRGRLPIGRFELKTEGKIDPAKSTARIDLWNAEARGKLVTDRGEVAWRIFIHATNGAGVIELKRSGGEGGATLDFVAEPAVSPREKNLSAEFRNQRVPNPPAKYEGDRSKGRSGQSLAAGGGYVTAWEQKDNKLFWTVAYDTKELPAAEAQGLVKESAAAAFATLESSHREWWHQWYPKSFFSFGDPYWESFYWIQIYKMASATRAGGGLIDNSGPWLQPSGWAATWWNLNVQLSYSTFYSSGRFTEAESVPKHLAAGLDGMIRSVDEKYRADSAALCRNTGPDLFGWAGQPGGRPIRERADIGMEAGNLLWICHNLYRHYRVSMDERIGKEQLFPLLKRAVNYHRHFLTEGPDGLLHLPKTHSPEYGEAADANYDLAGLVWGCRTLLEMDGKFGAKDPLAPEWRRILEKLVPFPKDEDSYFIGAGMPYAKSHRHWSHLLMIYPYGIVTPESHGAEWIKSNLDHWHSKKGALLGYSFTGGIAMSAILGDGARAQGFLDGFRKFVDANTLYREGGSAPVMETPLHCATALQEMAFRSQNGIIHVFPALSPKWEKTVFRGFTAEGGFEVNAAAGQGNVRWIVLTAPHAGEVVLAAKGISALKRDAKDMTVEVLSPDRLKLVCQAGGRIDLTDGSTGIVEPAGGKGTNPFGLK is encoded by the coding sequence ATGAAGATCCTGCGCGCCGCATTTCTGATCGCTGCCCTACTCCTCCCCGCTACGGCCCTGGAAGAGAGGATCGACTGGCCTGCCTTTCTCGGCGGCCACGATCCGGTCTGGAACCGCATGGGCAAGGAGTGGTGGGAAGCTCCCTTCGTGGGCAATGGCGAGCTTGGCATGATGGCCCGCCTGGCAGGTGAAAATGCGCTCAGTTTTCAAGTGGGCAGCAATCGCGTCCACGACCACCGCACCGATGACCTGTGGCAGGGCAAGGTGCCGGACGCGATCGAGGTGCAGAACCGCGGCCGCCTGCCGATCGGGCGCTTCGAGTTGAAGACGGAGGGAAAGATCGACCCCGCGAAAAGCACCGCGCGCATCGACCTGTGGAATGCCGAAGCGCGCGGCAAGCTGGTCACCGATCGCGGCGAGGTCGCGTGGCGGATCTTCATTCACGCGACGAACGGGGCCGGCGTCATCGAGCTGAAACGAAGCGGGGGTGAAGGTGGAGCCACGCTCGACTTCGTGGCCGAGCCAGCGGTGAGTCCCCGGGAGAAAAATTTGTCCGCGGAGTTCCGCAACCAACGCGTTCCCAATCCACCCGCGAAGTACGAGGGAGATCGTAGCAAGGGTCGTTCTGGGCAATCGCTTGCCGCGGGCGGAGGCTACGTCACGGCGTGGGAGCAGAAGGACAACAAGCTATTTTGGACCGTGGCCTATGACACCAAGGAACTTCCTGCTGCAGAGGCCCAAGGTCTCGTGAAGGAATCCGCGGCCGCTGCATTTGCCACGCTCGAAAGCTCGCACCGCGAGTGGTGGCACCAGTGGTATCCCAAGAGCTTCTTCAGCTTTGGCGATCCCTACTGGGAATCCTTCTACTGGATCCAGATCTACAAGATGGCCTCGGCTACCCGGGCCGGGGGCGGCCTGATCGATAATAGCGGCCCGTGGCTCCAACCGTCCGGCTGGGCCGCCACCTGGTGGAATCTGAACGTGCAGCTCAGCTACTCGACCTTCTACTCGTCCGGCCGTTTCACGGAGGCGGAGTCCGTGCCGAAGCACCTCGCGGCGGGACTCGATGGCATGATCCGCTCGGTGGATGAGAAGTATCGCGCCGACTCCGCGGCCCTCTGTCGCAATACCGGGCCGGACCTCTTCGGCTGGGCTGGCCAACCGGGTGGCCGGCCGATTCGCGAGCGTGCCGACATCGGCATGGAGGCCGGCAATCTGCTGTGGATCTGCCACAATCTCTATCGCCACTACCGCGTCTCGATGGATGAGCGCATTGGCAAGGAACAGCTCTTCCCGCTGCTCAAGCGCGCGGTGAATTACCACCGGCATTTCCTCACCGAGGGACCGGATGGACTGCTGCACCTGCCGAAGACCCACAGTCCCGAGTATGGCGAGGCGGCCGATGCGAACTACGATCTTGCGGGTCTCGTGTGGGGCTGCCGCACGCTGTTAGAGATGGATGGCAAGTTCGGCGCGAAGGATCCGCTCGCCCCCGAGTGGCGGCGCATCCTAGAGAAGCTGGTCCCTTTCCCGAAGGACGAGGACTCGTATTTCATCGGGGCCGGCATGCCTTACGCAAAGAGCCACCGCCACTGGTCGCACCTGCTCATGATCTATCCCTACGGGATCGTGACGCCGGAAAGCCACGGCGCAGAGTGGATCAAGTCGAACCTCGACCATTGGCACTCGAAGAAAGGCGCGCTGCTGGGCTACTCCTTCACCGGCGGCATCGCCATGTCCGCGATCCTCGGCGATGGCGCACGGGCGCAGGGCTTTCTCGACGGCTTCCGGAAGTTCGTCGATGCGAACACGCTCTACCGCGAAGGCGGCTCGGCACCCGTCATGGAGACACCGCTTCACTGTGCGACCGCGTTGCAGGAAATGGCCTTCCGCAGCCAGAATGGAATCATCCACGTTTTTCCCGCCCTGTCGCCGAAGTGGGAAAAGACCGTCTTCCGCGGCTTCACGGCGGAGGGCGGCTTCGAGGTCAATGCCGCCGCCGGGCAGGGGAATGTCCGCTGGATCGTCCTCACCGCGCCGCACGCCGGCGAGGTCGTGCTCGCGGCGAAGGGCATCAGCGCGCTGAAGCGTGATGCCAAGGACATGACCGTGGAGGTCCTTTCGCCGGACCGCCTCAAGCTCGTCTGCCAAGCCGGCGGCCGGATCGACCTGACCGACGGTAGCACGGGCATCGTAGAACCCGCGGGCGGGAAGGGGACGAATCCCTTCGGCCTGAAGTGA
- a CDS encoding DMT family transporter, protein MPIAMLILACVLWAVSFPVIKALDLEQTARLPEASKVFFAAWLQMARFALAAAIMIPLVVRQWPTRKEVIQGTWLGAWGGLGMALQAWGLGYTEASTSAFLTQAYCVILPLVACVKTRRAPTLKVVTATALVIVGGAILSGVRPGELKIGKGEAATLAAAFIFTFQILTLENPKYEGNRGLPVTFAMCVAIAAIFLPVSAFLAPDAAHLISPAASWPAITLLLVLALVCSVGAYGLMNTWQPRVPATEAGLIYTTEPVFTAGFVLFLPVMLGQLVGSSYPNESLTFSLVAGGSLILAANLLMQWKRRPHPPAIAPAP, encoded by the coding sequence GTGCCCATCGCCATGCTCATCCTCGCCTGCGTCTTGTGGGCGGTCAGCTTTCCCGTCATCAAGGCGCTGGACCTGGAGCAAACCGCGCGCCTGCCGGAGGCCTCCAAGGTCTTCTTCGCCGCGTGGCTGCAGATGGCGCGCTTCGCCTTGGCCGCCGCGATCATGATCCCGCTGGTGGTAAGACAGTGGCCAACGCGCAAGGAGGTCATTCAGGGCACCTGGCTCGGCGCATGGGGCGGACTCGGCATGGCCCTGCAGGCATGGGGCCTCGGCTACACCGAGGCTTCCACCTCCGCCTTCCTCACCCAGGCCTACTGCGTGATCCTCCCGCTGGTGGCGTGCGTGAAAACGCGCCGCGCGCCGACGCTGAAGGTGGTGACCGCCACCGCGCTCGTCATCGTCGGCGGGGCGATTCTTTCCGGTGTGAGGCCCGGTGAATTGAAGATCGGCAAGGGCGAGGCCGCGACACTGGCCGCCGCCTTCATCTTCACCTTCCAGATCCTCACGCTGGAGAATCCGAAGTACGAGGGGAATCGTGGCTTGCCCGTCACTTTCGCGATGTGCGTGGCGATCGCGGCGATCTTCCTGCCCGTGAGTGCCTTCCTCGCCCCAGATGCCGCCCATCTGATCTCCCCTGCCGCATCGTGGCCGGCGATCACCTTGCTGCTGGTCCTCGCGCTGGTCTGCTCGGTGGGTGCCTATGGCCTGATGAATACTTGGCAACCTCGCGTCCCCGCCACCGAGGCCGGGCTGATCTACACCACCGAGCCGGTTTTCACCGCCGGGTTCGTGCTGTTCCTGCCAGTGATGTTAGGCCAACTTGTCGGCAGCAGCTATCCGAACGAATCCCTCACCTTCTCGCTGGTGGCGGGAGGTTCGCTGATCCTCGCCGCCAACCTCCTGATGCAATGGAAACGCCGACCCCACCCGCCCGCGATCGCTCCCGCACCCTGA
- a CDS encoding DMT family transporter: protein MNASRKGMLFGLAGVMAFGLTLPATRLAVASLDPAFVGLGRAAVAALPAAMLLFLTKQPFPSRDQWQRLAIVVLGVIVGFPLSIGWAMQRVDASHGGVVLGLLPLATACAAFLRAGENPSRRFWVCSLAGSVTVVAFALTASSGKLTPADGALLLAVAFAAIGYAEGGRLARELGGWQVMCWSLAAALPFILGPLIWLGLNYGVHGTTSSWAGFAYLSLVSSFLGMFAWYQGLALGGVAKVGQIQLLQPFFTFLFAMAFLGERFGWQPVACAALVAGLIALGRRGAGPRGTSLPLSRAPTVSSAET, encoded by the coding sequence GTGAACGCTTCCCGCAAAGGCATGCTCTTCGGGCTGGCGGGCGTGATGGCATTCGGCCTCACGCTGCCCGCCACGCGGCTGGCGGTGGCGTCACTCGATCCGGCCTTCGTCGGGCTCGGTCGTGCCGCGGTGGCAGCGTTGCCCGCGGCAATGTTGCTGTTTCTAACAAAGCAGCCATTCCCATCGCGCGATCAATGGCAGCGCCTCGCCATCGTCGTGCTCGGCGTAATCGTCGGCTTCCCGCTGTCGATCGGTTGGGCAATGCAACGCGTGGATGCCTCGCATGGCGGCGTGGTGCTCGGCCTGTTGCCGCTTGCCACCGCCTGCGCAGCCTTCCTCCGCGCGGGGGAAAATCCATCGCGGCGCTTCTGGGTATGCAGCCTGGCTGGCAGCGTCACCGTCGTTGCCTTCGCCCTTACCGCGAGCAGCGGCAAGCTGACTCCCGCGGATGGCGCGCTGCTATTGGCCGTCGCCTTCGCTGCGATCGGCTATGCCGAGGGCGGCCGGCTCGCACGCGAGCTGGGCGGCTGGCAGGTCATGTGCTGGTCGCTGGCGGCGGCGCTGCCCTTCATCCTCGGCCCGCTGATCTGGCTGGGACTTAACTACGGCGTCCATGGCACCACATCATCGTGGGCGGGTTTCGCTTACTTGAGCTTGGTCAGCTCCTTCCTCGGCATGTTCGCGTGGTATCAAGGTCTCGCCCTCGGTGGCGTGGCGAAGGTCGGCCAGATCCAGCTACTCCAGCCATTCTTCACCTTCCTCTTCGCGATGGCCTTCCTCGGCGAACGCTTCGGCTGGCAACCGGTCGCATGCGCGGCGCTGGTCGCCGGGCTCATCGCCCTTGGCCGCCGCGGCGCTGGTCCCAGAGGTACCAGCCTTCCACTTTCTCGCGCGCCCACGGTGTCTTCCGCAGAAACGTGA